In a genomic window of Halalkalicoccus sp. CG83:
- a CDS encoding heme-binding protein, whose translation MSRREPPRTEEGLYVLHDLRSVDWDAWRGAAERDREAAIEEGVAFLESHVDTEEGDSAVFSVLGHKADLLILHLRPTLAELDTAEREFEGCALAEFTDRASSYVSVTEASGYTDAAADYFDPDAEADPGLRRYMDSRLYPKLPDTEFVSFYPMSKRRDPEYNWYDLPFEERAELMGAHGDIGREYAGKVTQIISGSVGMDDHEWGVTLFADDMTEIKHLLYEMRFDPSSSKYAEFGRFYTGRRFPPADLEAFLAGEAVPVDDTDDTADDIDAGFAGTLADLGVEIDAPAGAHGLVLRSEADVETVREEVDGLRGNFEHYDSHVLTEVYDGDSTTVVSVWETERAADTARGFLEELPGVTEVIAGALGGDVEPAETGESGSEDDIRGELADLDIYAGKPHGEDVYAMVLYSEADPEELRPEVEDLAEGFDRYDTHVKTATYRASDGGRSAVVSIWETADAADTAGGFLADLPGIVARAGQGPAEETSGEERPASRAGQEPGFGTMGMFYTVKPEHREEFVDKFGTVGGLLEEMEGHHETALMVNVGDENDMFIASQWRSREDAMAFFRSDAFRDTVQWGRDVLADRPRHVFLA comes from the coding sequence ATGTCACGACGCGAGCCGCCCCGGACCGAGGAGGGGCTGTACGTGCTACACGACCTGCGGAGCGTGGACTGGGACGCCTGGCGTGGGGCCGCCGAGCGCGACCGGGAGGCAGCGATCGAGGAGGGCGTCGCATTCCTCGAGTCCCACGTCGACACGGAGGAGGGCGACTCGGCGGTGTTCAGCGTGCTCGGACACAAGGCCGACCTGCTGATCCTGCATCTCCGGCCGACCCTCGCCGAACTCGACACCGCCGAGCGGGAGTTCGAGGGCTGTGCGCTCGCGGAGTTCACCGACCGGGCGAGTTCCTACGTCTCGGTGACGGAGGCGTCGGGCTACACCGACGCCGCCGCCGACTACTTCGACCCCGACGCGGAGGCCGACCCCGGACTCCGGCGCTACATGGACTCGCGGCTCTACCCCAAGCTCCCCGACACGGAGTTCGTCAGCTTCTACCCGATGTCGAAGCGCCGAGACCCGGAGTACAACTGGTACGACCTCCCGTTCGAGGAGCGCGCGGAGCTGATGGGGGCCCACGGCGACATCGGCCGGGAGTACGCGGGGAAGGTGACCCAGATCATCTCCGGCAGCGTCGGCATGGACGACCACGAGTGGGGCGTGACGCTCTTCGCCGACGACATGACCGAGATCAAACACCTGCTTTACGAGATGCGCTTCGACCCCTCCTCCTCGAAGTACGCGGAGTTCGGCCGCTTCTACACCGGCCGGCGCTTCCCACCCGCCGACCTGGAGGCGTTCCTCGCCGGCGAGGCGGTACCGGTCGACGACACGGACGACACTGCCGACGATATCGACGCCGGCTTCGCCGGGACGCTCGCGGACCTCGGCGTCGAGATCGACGCGCCCGCGGGCGCCCACGGACTGGTGCTTCGCTCGGAGGCCGACGTCGAGACCGTCCGCGAGGAGGTCGACGGGCTCCGAGGCAACTTCGAGCACTACGACAGCCACGTGCTGACGGAGGTGTACGATGGCGATTCGACGACGGTCGTCAGCGTCTGGGAGACCGAGCGCGCCGCCGACACCGCGCGGGGCTTCCTCGAGGAGCTTCCGGGCGTCACGGAAGTGATCGCGGGCGCGCTCGGCGGGGACGTCGAACCCGCAGAGACCGGCGAGTCCGGATCGGAGGACGACATCCGCGGCGAACTCGCCGACCTCGACATCTACGCGGGCAAGCCCCACGGCGAGGACGTCTACGCGATGGTGCTCTACTCGGAGGCCGACCCCGAGGAGCTCCGACCCGAGGTCGAGGACCTCGCCGAGGGGTTCGACCGCTACGACACCCACGTCAAGACCGCCACCTACCGGGCGAGCGACGGCGGCCGGTCCGCGGTCGTGAGCATCTGGGAGACGGCCGACGCCGCCGACACCGCCGGCGGCTTTCTCGCCGACCTCCCGGGGATCGTCGCCCGCGCGGGACAGGGTCCCGCGGAGGAAACGAGCGGGGAGGAACGACCCGCGAGTCGCGCGGGCCAGGAGCCGGGCTTCGGGACGATGGGGATGTTCTACACCGTGAAGCCCGAACACAGAGAGGAGTTCGTCGATAAGTTCGGCACCGTCGGCGGTCTCCTCGAGGAGATGGAGGGCCACCACGAGACCGCCCTGATGGTGAACGTCGGCGACGAGAACGACATGTTCATCGCCAGCCAGTGGCGCTCGCGGGAGGACGCGATGGCCTTTTTCCGTTCGGATGCCTTCCGCGACACCGTCCAGTGGGGCCGTGACGTGCTCGCGGATCGCCCGCGCCACGTCTTCCTCGCATGA